In the genome of Dermacentor silvarum isolate Dsil-2018 chromosome 1, BIME_Dsil_1.4, whole genome shotgun sequence, one region contains:
- the LOC119465804 gene encoding LOW QUALITY PROTEIN: ras-responsive element-binding protein 1-like (The sequence of the model RefSeq protein was modified relative to this genomic sequence to represent the inferred CDS: inserted 2 bases in 1 codon): MESLGSCLLCALIKDDGAGDTEKDSSTDDQLHPGQAASPLGRPSSLPSKLGNSGTELSTNENQDIHQDGDLQRDTIAAKRKHSSVEGPHICPVCDDVLGSSHALTLHIRQHNPTDHSHTCRLCGKTLSSASSLDRHMLVHSGERPFKCTVCHMAFTTNGNMHRHMRTHAGPEESEGPSRRGQKRPPEVDTPPLSPVPEQVSCPVCGKAFLCRAGLASHMATHPHDPIQCTQCCQVTASYAAYLDHRCGPQEVAPQGPGFHDLTFVDFSTGKFSLIAKSLCESQARRPSSAFHTFECNLCKRAFPCSSALRLHAQAHGRGTFCPSCSCDFPSPRFLEAHQLKHRRAEQCGAPACSKEDFLALLELQTRSSSAALEETVPHTKEEHFESYAYFNGSTPRPEKEAGHDFADIQSIISVTSKAPLAATSPGQSGASPRPGSPLEADSASPDSGKPEEGIRDESNAEEEGQPQFACKLCHMSFPSLGLLRKHSQLHSHGSTPYACNVCSYTSMDKSTLIRHLRTHNGERPFQCAICKYAFTTKANCERHVRKRHKKLTKGEVRGAMQYNPHMAERSTNSEALAPEVGSLETVCKYCSVDFKFNRVLRHHLRSLHNSCSRKPFCCNICKLGFSTKNNCIRHALKQHPDMRDRLAQVVAAKPLALSDSSEDLTTGSIEDSPQKTTSTDVEAPLSQPPAPEEPPPEEPXHRDLCLDLSSPNPSEARTSSEAAEPLNLTLKPVRDGVTGESETNNNDDQVIAAKSLVSLSELPPPQEEPLDLAVHAIDLSWRNSNSPEPLQVTHSASPCATIPPPPLPPPPPPPLPLTSSQLLQPSSKNQLPPKTPPLGRPPVNGLPSARNPTILESSSASDDVYKMTFKMVNEKLSPKNQRSFSCVYCSAGFTLKSNMERHIKRKHPEYARPTRSRNFIPTMSSPGSSKPFSSTLSDETRTALRVVLSSKANKAVDAAEAVPPATSQEQQTKVESKDDHKAVEDLSSRSVENGSDEGSADLASVSSVIHTANSQVFQQYLLDEKGLPEETQETGTGECSESDGGEHRERKRSSYTDSPNSVACPYCSRKFPWTSSLRRHILTHTGQKPFKCESCPIWFTTKSNCERHYVRKHGRHGDLLTRCVPERPFKCNICPSSTFSTRGNLRKHYYIKHWSRNGTDKNARMPTDGDSEPQNDDSLDAMDDAGEGSSDNCSEGNHERPDRLHCPCCDAAFSTAAEVEHHVGQLIEVPYRCHICDRAFVQRSDCLSHLQSEHTGLQLPANMEHEVVAAHMKNDRLDSNDDYTLRRIACVVCLRRCVSSDGLKRHVLSCHVVDEFACDICHQKLPSKSSVARHKRKHHDLPLSELGDSSEEEGQDLGKPKPNHKHSSKKLLLLGKQKRKAGDTAEACNVATKSPHECGNGDLIQNLLGIQDSKIIDEMLMNPADSAARLLGVKQV; encoded by the exons ATGGAGAGCCTGGGAAGCTGTCTCCTGTGCGCCCTGATCAAAGATGATGGTGCAGGAGACACTGAGAAAG ATTCAAGCACTGATGACCAGCTTCACCCTGGACAAGCAGCATCACCTTTAGGCAGACCTAGCAGCCTTCCTTCGAAACTTGGCAACAGCGGAACCGAACTTTCAACGAACGAAAAccaagatattcaccaagatggAGATCTGCAGAGAGACACTATAGCAGCCAAAAGAAAACATTCTTCG GTGGAAGGCCCTCACATATGCCCCGTGTGTGATGATGTACTGGGCTCATCGCATGCCTTAACCCTCCACATCCGCCAGCACAACCCGACTGACCACTCGCACACCTGTCGGCTCTGTGGCAAGACGCTGAGCTCAGCCAGCTCTCTGGATCGACACATGCTGGTGCACTCTGGCGAGCGGCCTTTCAAGTGCACCGTTTGTCACATGGCATTCACCACCAATGGCAATATGCACCGGCATATGCGCACACACGCAGGACCCGAGGAATCTGAGGGGCCCTCCCGGCGGGGTCAGAAGCGTCCACCTGAGGTAGACACCCCCCCACTGTCTCCCGTCCCTGAACAGGTCTCCTGTCCTGTTTGTGGAAAGGCGTTCCTGTGCCGGGCTGGCCTGGCCAGCCACATGGCCACCCACCCGCATGACCCCATCCAGTGCACCCAGTGCTGCCAGGTGACAGCCAGCTATGCAGCCTACCTGGACCACCGCTGTGGACCTCAGGAAGTGGCACCCCAGGGCCCTGGCTTCCATGACCTCACATTTGTGGACTTTTCCACTGGCAAGTTCTCACTTATTGCTAAGTCATTGTGTGAGAGCCAGGCCCGACGACCGAGCAGTGCCTTCCACACATTTGAGTGCAACCTCTGCAAGCGTGCATTTCCGTGCAGCAGTGCCTTGCGCCTGCATGCCCAGGCCCATGGGCGGGGTACCTTTTGCCCTAGCTGCAGCTGCGACTTCCCTAGCCCTCGTTTTTTAGAGGCACATCAGCTCAAGCATCGCCGAGCTGAACAGTGTGGTGCTCCGGCTTGTAGCAAGGAGGACTTTTTGGCCTTGCTTGAGCTTCAGACACGATCATCAAGTGCTGCTCTGGAGGAGACTGTTCCTCACACCAAAGAGGAGCATTTTGAAAGTTATGCTTATTTCAATGGTAGCACACCTAGGCCGGAGAAAGAGGCAGGCCATGACTTTGCTGACATTCAATCTATAATATCGGTGACATCAAAAGCTCCATTGGCAGCAACTTCACCAGGCCAGAGCGGAGCCTCTCCACGACCTGGCTCACCGCTGGAGGCTGACTCTGCTAGCCCTGATAGTGGCAAACCTGAAGAGGGAATACGAGATGAATCTAATGCTGAAGAGGAAGGCCAGCCACAGTTTGCTTGCAAGTTGTGCCACATGTCTTTTCCAAGTCTTGGCCTGTTGCGCAAGCACAGCCAGCTTCATTCTCATGGGTCAACACCTTATGCTTGCAATGTTTGCTCATACACAAGTATGGACAAGAGCACTCTTATACGACACCTTCGAACACATAATGGAGAACGGCCTTTTCAGTGTGCTATTTGTAAGTACGCTTTCACTACCAAGGCGAACTGTGAAAGGCATGTACGAAAGAGGCACAAGAAGTTGACTAAAGGTGAAGTACGGGGAGCCATGCAATACAACCCACATATGGCTGAACGAAGTACAAATTCTGAAGCTCTGGCTCCTGAAGTGGGCAGCCTGGAAACAGTGTGCAAGTATTGCAGTGTAGACTTTAAGTTTAACAGAGTGTTGCGTCACCACTTGCGCTCTCTGCACAATAGCTGCAGCAGGAAGCCATTTTGTTGCAACATATGCAAACTGGGCTTTTCCACAAAGAACAATTGCATTCGACATGCCCTTAAACAGCACCCAGACATGCGTGATCGCCTGGCACAAGTTGTGGCTGCTAAGCCACTAGCTCTCAGTGATTCTTCAGAGGATCTCACTACAGGCAGCATTGAAGACAGTCCCCAGAAGACAACGTCCACTGATGTAGAAGCTCCACTCAGCCAGCCTCCAGCACCTGAGGAACCACCCCCTGAGGAGCC TCACAGGGACCTGTGTCTGGACCTGTCATCACCAAACCCTTCCGAAGCCAGGACTTCATCAGAAGCTGCAGAGCCACTCAATTTGACCCTCAAGCCAGTTCGCGATGGGGTCACAGGTGAAAGTGAAACCAACAACAATGATGACCAAGTTATTGCTGCCAAAAGCTTGGTTTCCCTGTCTGAGCTTCCCCCTCCACAAGAGGAGCCATTGGACCTGGCAGTTCATGCCATAGATCTGAGCTGGAGAAACTCCAACAGTCCTGAACCACTTCAAGTAACTCATTCCGCTAGTCCCTGTGCCACAATTccaccaccgccgctgccaccgccaccaccgccaccattACCACTGACTTCAAGTCAGCTCCTTCAGCCCAGCTCAAAAAACCAGTTGCCTCCCAAGACTCCTCCTCTTGGGCGTCCACCTGTCAATGGATTGCCTTCAGCTCGAAACCCAACTATACTGGAGTCCTCTAGTGCCAGCGATGACGTCTACAAAATGACATTTAAAATGGTCAATGAAAAGCTTTCACCAAAGAACCAGAGATCTTTTAGTTGTGTGTACTGTTCTGCAGGATTTACTCTTAAGTCTAACATGGAGCGGCACATCAAAAGAAAGCACCCAGAATATGCAAGGCCCACACGAAGTCGTAACTTCATTCCAACTATGAGTAGTCCTGGTTCATCAAAACCTTTTTCATCAACTCTGTCTGATGAAACGCGGACTGCTCTCAGGGTTGTTTTAAGCAGCAAAGCCAACAAAGCAGTTGATGCTGCCGAGGCTGTGCCCCCTGCTACGAGCCAAGAACAGCAAACAAAAGTAGAGTCGAAAGATGACCACAAGGCCGTCGAAGACTTGTCCAGCCGAAGTGTTGAGAATGGCAGTGATGAAGGCTCAGCAGATTTGGCTAGTGTTTCGTCTGTGATCCACACTGCCAACTCACAGGTATTTCAGCAGTACCTGCTGGATGAGAAAGGTTTACCTGAGGAAACACAGGAAACAGGCACTGGTGAATGCAGTGAGAGTGATGGTGGGGAGCATCGTGAGCGAAAACGAAGCTCATATACTGACTCACCAAACAGTGTTGCCTGTCCCTACTGTTCTCGGAAATTCCCGTGGACGAGCTCATTGAGACGACATATTCTGACGCACACTGGCCAGAAGCCTTTCAAGTGTGAGAGTTGCCCTATCTGGTTCACCACAAAGTCCAACTGTGAACGACACTATGTGCGCAAACACGGGCGCCATGGCGATCTTTTGACACGTTGTGTGCCTGAACGCCCATTCAAGTGCAATATCTGCCCAAGCAGCACATTTTCAACACGAGGAAATCTgcgcaaacactactacatcaagCATTGGTCTCGCAATGGGACTGACAAGAATGCTCGCATGCCGACTGATGGGGATAGTGAGCCACAAAATGACGACTCACTGGATGCCATGGACGATGCCGGAGAAGGTAGCTCGGACAATTGCAGCGAAGGCAACCACGAACGCCCTGACCGACTGCACTGCCCATGCTGTGATGCTGCCTTCAGTACAGCTGCCGAAGTTGAGCATCATGTGGGTCAGCTCATTGAGGTGCCATACCGCTGCCACATATGTGATCGGGCCTTTGTGCAGCGATCTGACTGCCTGTCCCATTTGCAGTCAGAGCACACAGGCCTGCAGCTGCCTGCAAACATGGAGCATGAGGTTGTAGCAGCTCACATGAAGAATGACAGGCTGGACTCCAATGACGACTACACGCTGCGCCGCATTGCTTGTGTCGTCTGCCTGCGTAGGTGTGTGTCCAGTGATGGCCTGAAGAGGCATGTGCTTAGCTGCCATGTGGTAGATGAATTTGCTTGTGACATATGCCACCAGAAGCTCCCCTCAAAGAGCAGTGTAGCCCGACATAAGCGCAAGCACCACGATTTGCCTTTGTCTGAGCTGGGAGATAGCTCAGAGGAAGAGGGACAGGACTTGGGCAAGCCCAAGCCCAATCACAAACATTCCTCAAAGAAACTACTCCTCCTTGGGAAGCAGAAAAGGAAGGCTGGTGATACAGCAGAGGCCTGCAATGTGGCAACCAAAAGCCCTCATGAATGTGGCAATGGTGATCTCATCCAGAACCTCTTGGGAATCCAGGACTCTAAGATCATTGATGAGATGCTGATGAATCCTGCTGATTCAGCAGCAAGGCTGCTGGGGGTAAAACAAGTCTGA